The Malus domestica chromosome 13, GDT2T_hap1 genome includes a window with the following:
- the LOC103452623 gene encoding probable receptor-like protein kinase At5g18500, giving the protein MASGLDTVLTKKTFVFGLKVWVLTGIIVGVFIVMILAVISICLTSRKRSRKSTDMLPLRRIPNDSKEIKEIRVDQACANNYVPRSSSFLTLGDKFSDRESEKVLIHKNGDGSSRSGSFNNGEKENVGSQSGDECGAAYMYEPSSQPITAPSPLSGLPEFSRLGWGHWFTLRDLEFATGRFSKENVIGEGGYGVVYRGNLINGSPVAVKKLLNNLGQAEKEFRVEVEAIGHVRHKNLVRLLGYCIEGTHRLLVYEYVNNGNLEQWLHGAMRHHGYLTWEARMKVLLGTAKALAYLHEAIEPKVVHRDIKSSNILLDDDFNAKISDFGLAKLLGAGKSHITTRVMGTFGYVAPEYANSGLLNEKSDVYSFGVVILEAITGRDPVDYGRPAQEVNLVDWLKMMVGGRRSEELVDPNIETKPSTSALKRALLTALRCVDPDSDKRPKMGQVVRMLESEEYPIPREDRRRRRSQAGNTEAESLNSDTDWSEKPTTKTDSRRNRRT; this is encoded by the exons ATGGCATCTGGTCTTGATACTGTATTAACCAAGAAGACATTTGTCTTCGGTTTAAAGGTTTGGGTATTAACGGGGATCATTGTGGGAGTTTTTATAGTGATGATTCTTGCGGTGATATCAATTTGTCTTACTTCGCGAAAGAGATCCAGAAAGTCTACTGACATGCTTCCTCTGCGCAGAATTCCAAATGATTCAAAGGAAATCAAAGAGATTAGGGTAGATCAAGCTTGTGCAAATAACTACGTACCCCGTAGTAGTTCTTTTCTCACCCTTGGCGATAAATTCAGTGACAGAGAGTCTGAGAAAGTTTTGATCCATAAGAATGGAGATGGTAGCAGTCGATCAGGCTCATTTAACAATGGGGAGAAGGAAAATGTTGGTTCTCAATCTGGAGATGAGTGTGGTGCAGCTTATATGTATGAGCCTTCTTCACAGCCTATAACTGCACCTTCACCTCTATCTGGTCTACCTGAATTCTCTCGCCTTGGTTGGGGTCACTGGTTTACATTAAGGGACCTTGAGTTCGCAACAGGTCGGTTTTCAAAGGAAAATGTCATTGGTGAGGGTGGATATGGAGTTGTTTATCGGGGTAATCTGATTAATGGATCTCCTGTGGCTGTGAAGAAGCTACTCAACAACCT AGGACAAGCAGAGAAGGAATTCAGAGTGGAAGTTGAGGCTATTGGGCATGTACGACACAAAAACTTGGTTCGACTTTTGGGATACTGCATCGAAGGAACCCACAG GTTGCTGGTTTATGAATATGTCAACAACGGAAATTTGGAGCAATGGCTTCATGGAGCGATGCGTCATCATGGATATCTCACATGGGAGGCACGCATGAAAGTTCTCCTTGGCACCGCTAAAGC GCTGGCTTATTTGCATGAGGCCATTGAACCCAAAGTTGTGCATCGAGACATTAAGTCGAGCAATATCTTACTTGATGATGATTTCAATGCTAAGATATCTGATTTTGGTCTGGCAAAGTTGCTAGGTGCCGGGAAGAGTCATATTACAACTAGAGTTATGGGTACCTTTGG ATATGTGGCCCCAGAATATGCCAACTCTGGCCTTCTAAATGAGAAGAGTGATGTTTATAGCTTTGGGGTTGTGATTTTGGAAGCAATCACTGGAAGAGATCCGGTGGATTATGGTCGGCCAGCACAAGAG GTAAATTTGGTGGATTGGCTCAAGATGATGGTTGGAGGCAGGCGTTCAGAAGAGCTGGTAGATCCGAACATTGAGACCAAGCCATCTACGAGTGCCCTTAAACGAGCCCTCTTGACTGCACTGAGGTGTGTAGATCCAGATTCTGATAAAAGGCCTAAGATGGGTCAAGTGGTTCGCATGCTTGAATCGGAGGAGTATCCCATACCTCGAGAG GACCGAAGACGCCGCAGAAGTCAAGCAGGGAACACAGAAGCCGAGTCTCTAAATTCTGATACAGATTGGAGTGAGAAGCCAACTACAAAGACAGATAGCAGAAGGAACCGTCGAACATAG
- the LOC103452624 gene encoding pto-interacting protein 1 — MSCFSCCVQDDVRKASETRPHVTNHSAGNSGGYYQKEAAPKDTQVVNILPIAVAAIPVDELKDLTDNFGTKSLIGEGSYGRVYHGVLKSGPAAAIKKLDSSKQPEREFLSQVSMVSRLKHENAVELVGYCIDGPLRLLAYEYAPKGSLHDILHGRKGVKGAQPGPVLSWVQRVKIAVGAARGLEYLHEKAQPHIIHRDIKSCNILLFDDDVAKIADFDLSNQAPDMAARLHSTRVLGTFGYHAPEYAMTGQLSSKSDVYSFGVVLLELLTGRKPVDHTLPRGQQSLVTWATPKLSEDKVKQCVDARLNGEYPSKAVAKLAAVAALCVQYEADFRPNMSIVVKALQPLLHARSAPHH; from the exons ATGAGCTGCTTCAGTTGTTGTGTACAAGATGATGTCCGTAAAGCTTCTGAGACTCGACCGCATGTGACAAATCACTCAGCAG GCAATAGTGGAGGTTACTATCAGAAAGAAGCTGCACCCAAGGATACTCAGGTTGTAAATATCCTCCCCATCGCTGTCGCTGCCATTCCAGTGGATGAATTGAAAGATTTGACAGATAACTTTGGCACGAAATCTTTAATCGGTGAGGGTTCATATGGAAGAGTATATCATGGTGTTCTGAAAAGTGGGCCTGCTGCAGCTATTAAGAAGTTAGACTCCAGTAAACAACCGGAGCGAGAATTCTTATCGCAG GTCTCCATGGTTTCAAGACTAAAACATGAGAATGCTGTCGAGCTTGTTGGTTATTGTATTGATGGCCCTCTCCGTCTCCTTGCCTATGAGTATGCTCCTAAGGGGTCCCTTCATGATATTCTCCATG GTCGGAAAGGTGTTAAGGGAGCACAGCCAGGTCCGGTTCTGTCATGGGTACAAAGGGTTAAAATTGCTGTAGGAGCAGCGAGAGGACTTGAATATCTACATGAAAAGGCGCAGCCTCATATAATCCATCGTGATATTAAGTCCTGCAATATACTGCTTTTTGATGATGATGTTGCAAAGATTGCTGATTTTGATCTGTCAAATCAAGCACCTGATATGGCAGCACGTCTTCATTCTACTCGTGTTCTTGGGACTTTTGGTTATCATGCTCCAGA ATATGCAATGACTGGACAGCTGAGTTCAAAAAGTGATGTCTACAGCTTTGGTGTAGTGTTGCTTGAACTCTTGACTGGGCGTAAACCTGTTGATCACACATTGCCGCGTGGGCAGCAGAGCCTTGTGACATGG GCAACACCAAAACTCAGTGAGGATAAGGTGAAGCAGTGTGTTGATGCTAGACTCAATGGAGAATACCCTTCCAAGGCAGTTGCAAAG TTGGCTGCTGTTGCCGCCTTGTGCGTCCAATATGAAGCTGATTTCCGGCCAAATATGAGCATTGTTGTCAAGGCTCTACAGCCTCTTTTGCATGCTCGGTCCGCTCCCCACCATTGA